Proteins from a single region of Methanotorris igneus Kol 5:
- a CDS encoding acetylornithine transaminase: MQEMEKYIEEEKKYHLQTYGRLPVVLVKGEGMYVYDVNGKKYVDFLAGIGVNNVGHCHPKVVEAIKKQAETLIHTSNIYYTIPQIELAKKLVNLSGLNRAFFCNSGAEANEAAIKLARKYAKEILGKDGGEIITMENAFHGRTITTITATPKPKYQKGYEPLTPGFKYVPFNDIEALKESITDKTVAIMLEPVQGEGGIHVADKEYLRAVRDLCDDKNLVLIFDEVQCGMGRTGKMFAFEHYGVKPDILTLAKALGGGVPIGAMLAKEEIAKAMGYGDHGTTFGGNPLACSAALATIEVIEGILGHVEEMGKYFMDKLETLNKKYPFIKEVRGLGLMLGMELEFNGGEIVKKMLEKGYLINCTSDVVLRFLPPLIVEKEHIDGLIKALDEVFSEMNNK; the protein is encoded by the coding sequence ATGCAAGAGATGGAGAAGTATATAGAAGAGGAAAAGAAGTACCATCTCCAAACTTATGGAAGATTACCTGTTGTTTTGGTTAAAGGAGAAGGAATGTATGTTTATGATGTTAATGGAAAAAAATATGTTGATTTCCTCGCTGGAATTGGAGTTAATAATGTGGGGCATTGTCATCCAAAAGTCGTTGAGGCAATAAAGAAACAGGCAGAGACACTTATCCACACATCAAACATCTACTACACAATCCCACAAATAGAACTTGCAAAAAAACTTGTTAATTTGAGTGGACTAAATAGAGCATTCTTCTGCAACAGCGGGGCCGAGGCAAATGAAGCAGCAATAAAATTGGCAAGAAAATACGCAAAGGAAATTTTAGGCAAAGATGGTGGAGAAATTATAACGATGGAAAATGCCTTCCATGGAAGAACGATAACAACAATAACTGCAACACCAAAACCAAAATATCAAAAGGGCTATGAGCCATTAACTCCAGGGTTTAAATATGTCCCATTTAATGACATTGAGGCGTTGAAGGAGAGTATAACAGATAAAACAGTTGCCATAATGCTTGAGCCAGTTCAAGGAGAGGGAGGAATACACGTCGCAGATAAAGAATACTTAAGAGCTGTTAGAGATTTGTGTGATGATAAAAATTTGGTTTTAATATTTGATGAGGTTCAATGTGGAATGGGGAGAACTGGGAAAATGTTTGCCTTTGAGCATTATGGTGTTAAGCCAGATATCTTAACTCTTGCAAAAGCATTAGGAGGAGGAGTGCCAATAGGTGCAATGCTCGCTAAGGAGGAAATAGCAAAAGCAATGGGTTATGGAGACCATGGAACAACCTTTGGAGGAAATCCACTGGCATGTTCTGCTGCATTGGCTACAATTGAAGTTATTGAGGGTATTTTGGGGCATGTTGAAGAGATGGGAAAATACTTCATGGATAAATTGGAAACATTAAATAAAAAATATCCATTTATAAAAGAGGTTAGAGGTTTAGGATTGATGCTTGGGATGGAATTGGAATTTAACGGAGGAGAAATCGTTAAGAAGATGCTTGAAAAGGGCTATTTAATAAATTGTACATCTGATGTTGTTTTGAGATTTTTACCACCTTTAATTGTTGAAAAGGAGCATATAGATGGATTAATTAAGGCGTTAGATGAAGTATTTAGTGAAATGAAT
- a CDS encoding inorganic phosphate transporter, protein MEYLYINSSISNLLRSKERNFLDNKIMVIKIIEILIGLYIAFVIGANDAANALGTTVGAKLMSYKRAVLLFGIFVLIGCLNAHNVGHTMSSIVSGDVTLPLIIAGIIITFLTFKKIPISTHQVIVSALVGLNLNSADLNLFVKIVGSWIVSPILAGILAYIIYKIFEKLEIPILKRENFLKYGLIFSGGLIAYNLGANDLPTVLGTVSSELSIFVVGAIALWMGALFFGKGVSETVGMKLVELNPLPAFIAQLSAGLAVFVFTQFGMPVSTTQAIIGGVVGVGLTKGIKTVSWRTLRNVVLGWISAPTFALVIGYLIQPHF, encoded by the coding sequence ATGGAATACTTGTATATAAATTCATCGATATCAAATCTCCTCCGCTCTAAAGAGCGGAACTTCCTTGACAACAAAATAATGGTGATTAAAATAATCGAGATACTTATTGGGTTGTATATAGCTTTTGTAATAGGGGCAAATGATGCTGCAAACGCTCTTGGCACAACTGTTGGGGCAAAGTTGATGAGCTATAAGAGGGCAGTCCTTTTATTTGGAATTTTTGTTCTTATTGGGTGTTTAAATGCCCACAATGTTGGACACACGATGAGTTCTATTGTAAGTGGGGATGTAACACTGCCCTTAATAATAGCAGGGATAATAATAACTTTCCTAACATTTAAAAAAATTCCTATCTCTACACATCAAGTAATCGTTTCTGCATTAGTTGGTTTAAACTTGAATTCTGCTGATTTAAATCTTTTTGTTAAAATTGTTGGTAGTTGGATTGTATCCCCAATCCTTGCAGGAATTTTGGCATACATAATTTACAAGATTTTTGAAAAATTGGAGATTCCAATATTAAAGAGAGAGAACTTTTTAAAATATGGGTTGATATTTAGTGGGGGTTTAATTGCGTATAACTTAGGGGCTAATGATTTGCCAACAGTCCTCGGAACAGTATCTAGTGAACTATCAATCTTTGTTGTTGGGGCTATTGCCTTATGGATGGGGGCGTTGTTTTTTGGGAAGGGAGTTTCAGAAACCGTTGGGATGAAACTTGTTGAGTTAAACCCACTTCCAGCATTTATTGCCCAGTTATCAGCAGGGCTGGCGGTATTTGTGTTTACTCAATTCGGAATGCCTGTCTCCACAACCCAAGCAATTATTGGAGGGGTTGTTGGAGTAGGATTAACAAAGGGTATTAAGACGGTAAGTTGGAGAACGTTGAGAAATGTTGTGTTAGGATGGATTTCAGCCCCCACATTTGCATTGGTTATAGGCTATTTAATACAACCTCATTTTTAA